A stretch of the Vibrio aphrogenes genome encodes the following:
- a CDS encoding Fe(3+) dicitrate ABC transporter substrate-binding protein, whose product MRFPYRISHLCWLLCLYLFAIAPAQSAPIVASSTLKVVVLEYSFIDALAVIGVSPIGVADDNQPERILPQVRALISPWVSVGMRSQPNLEIIAQLKPDLIIADAHRHKVSLHSLSEIAPTLLLKSRGESYQESLEAALQIGKAVGKEQEMRQRLAKHRKIMESYKGKFSAQGVVQFANVNDRGMWLHGPKSYTGSLLAYLGLQPALPSLQSSHLMEANLEVLLKVNPDWFFYSKKKPQTVLDTWQKNPLYSLLKIHTNHQAIQVSPELWSLNRGMLAAEGIAQDLDSIFNP is encoded by the coding sequence ATGAGATTTCCGTACCGAATTAGCCATTTATGCTGGCTACTGTGTCTTTACTTATTCGCAATCGCACCAGCTCAAAGTGCTCCTATCGTGGCAAGTTCCACACTAAAGGTAGTAGTCCTAGAGTATTCCTTTATTGATGCGCTGGCCGTTATTGGTGTCTCTCCTATCGGAGTTGCGGATGATAACCAACCTGAGCGTATCCTTCCTCAAGTGAGAGCCTTGATCTCTCCTTGGGTGTCTGTTGGCATGCGTTCTCAACCTAACTTAGAAATTATTGCCCAACTTAAGCCCGACTTGATTATTGCCGATGCACATCGACATAAGGTGAGTTTACATTCCTTATCTGAGATAGCACCGACGTTATTATTAAAAAGCCGAGGTGAAAGTTATCAAGAAAGTTTAGAGGCAGCCTTACAAATAGGGAAAGCCGTTGGGAAAGAACAAGAGATGCGACAACGTCTAGCAAAACATCGAAAGATAATGGAAAGCTACAAAGGAAAGTTCTCGGCTCAAGGTGTAGTTCAATTTGCAAATGTCAATGACCGAGGTATGTGGCTACATGGCCCAAAATCCTATACGGGTAGCTTACTCGCTTACTTAGGCCTACAACCCGCTTTGCCTTCATTACAATCGAGCCATTTAATGGAAGCGAATTTAGAAGTGCTATTGAAAGTGAATCCTGATTGGTTCTTTTATAGTAAAAAAAAGCCGCAAACGGTCTTGGATACTTGGCAGAAAAACCCTCTTTATTCGTTGCTCAAAATTCATACCAACCATCAAGCGATTCAAGTCTCTCCCGAGCTCTGGTCGCTTAATCGAGGTATGTTAGCTGCCGAGGGAATTGCCCAAGATCTTGATTCCATATTCAACCCGTAA
- the arsJ gene encoding organoarsenical effux MFS transporter ArsJ: MFSQLNQNVRQYMLVTFNYWNFTITDGALRMLVVLYFYDLGYSTLEIASLFLFYEFFGVVTNLIGGWLGARLGLNRTMNIGLAMQIIALSMLAVPAAWLSIPWVMAAQALSGIAKDLNKMSAKSSIKTLLPENAQGALYKWIAILTGSKNALKGAGFFLGGVLLSVIGFQYAVAAMAGVLLLVFIGSVMSLKSDLGKAKNKPKFSEIFSKSSSVNILSAARMFLFGARDVWFVIALPIYLGTVFGWDHSMVGGFLALWVIGYGIIQGIAPKITGSKSGQVPDGKAAIVWALVLSIVTGLIAYSVQQQWHPEVVIVVGLMIFGAVFAVNSSLHSYLIVSYAKGDGVSLDVGFYYMANAMGRLIGTVLSGWVFQMWGFSACLWVSFAFLVLTTIISFWLPTRVKQTLIQS; this comes from the coding sequence ATGTTTTCTCAGCTCAATCAAAATGTTCGCCAGTACATGTTGGTGACATTTAATTATTGGAATTTCACTATCACCGATGGCGCATTGCGCATGTTGGTGGTTCTCTACTTTTATGACTTGGGGTATTCCACTTTAGAAATTGCCTCGCTGTTTTTATTTTATGAATTTTTCGGAGTGGTGACCAACCTCATTGGCGGATGGTTAGGGGCGCGGTTAGGGTTAAATCGCACGATGAATATTGGTTTAGCGATGCAAATCATTGCCCTTTCAATGTTAGCGGTGCCTGCCGCTTGGCTTTCTATTCCATGGGTGATGGCAGCGCAAGCATTATCGGGGATAGCGAAAGATCTTAATAAAATGAGTGCGAAAAGTTCCATTAAGACTTTATTGCCTGAAAATGCGCAAGGTGCATTGTATAAATGGATTGCTATACTGACAGGGTCTAAAAATGCCTTAAAAGGAGCGGGGTTCTTTTTAGGCGGGGTATTACTATCGGTTATCGGTTTTCAATATGCGGTTGCGGCGATGGCTGGCGTGCTATTATTGGTCTTTATTGGTAGCGTCATGAGCTTAAAATCGGATCTTGGTAAAGCAAAGAATAAGCCTAAATTCTCAGAAATATTCTCTAAATCGAGCAGTGTTAACATCTTATCGGCGGCTCGAATGTTTTTATTTGGCGCGCGTGATGTCTGGTTTGTGATTGCCTTGCCGATTTATTTAGGCACGGTATTTGGCTGGGATCACAGTATGGTCGGAGGGTTCCTCGCGCTATGGGTGATTGGCTATGGCATTATTCAAGGTATTGCTCCAAAAATAACCGGCAGTAAATCAGGGCAAGTTCCTGATGGCAAAGCCGCCATAGTATGGGCTTTAGTCTTATCGATCGTGACCGGGCTGATTGCGTATAGTGTGCAACAACAATGGCATCCAGAAGTGGTGATTGTTGTGGGGTTGATGATTTTTGGCGCAGTATTTGCGGTTAACTCTTCTCTGCATTCTTACTTGATTGTGAGTTATGCAAAAGGCGATGGCGTGTCACTCGACGTAGGTTTTTACTATATGGCGAATGCAATGGGGCGCTTAATTGGCACGGTATTATCGGGTTGGGTATTCCAAATGTGGGGATTTTCAGCTTGCCTATGGGTGTCATTTGCATTCTTGGTATTGACCACTATTATTTCTTTTTGGTTACCGACCAGAGTCAAGCAAACACTTATTCAGTCGTAA
- a CDS encoding cyclin-dependent kinase inhibitor 3 family protein gives MTHPTWELPVEENNAGLVLTPCPGTKDASLSDSVEQLKSQGVTVVVTALSMKEMQDKGVGDLPDIVEKAGLQWFHTPIEDDCAPDEAFQARWKHVSPSLHKALTNGDKIAMHCMGGSGRTGLLAAHLLLEKGWSLPEIISQVQALRPGAFTKDVQVEYIHQFVNQ, from the coding sequence ATGACACATCCAACATGGGAACTTCCCGTTGAAGAAAATAATGCTGGTTTGGTGTTAACGCCTTGTCCGGGCACAAAAGACGCTTCTTTGAGTGACAGTGTCGAGCAGTTAAAATCTCAAGGAGTCACTGTGGTGGTGACTGCGCTGAGTATGAAAGAAATGCAAGACAAAGGGGTTGGCGATTTACCTGATATCGTCGAAAAAGCCGGTCTGCAATGGTTTCATACCCCAATCGAAGATGATTGCGCTCCTGATGAGGCTTTTCAAGCTCGTTGGAAGCATGTATCCCCCTCTCTCCATAAAGCCTTAACCAATGGTGACAAGATTGCCATGCATTGTATGGGCGGCTCTGGTCGTACTGGGTTACTGGCAGCTCACCTGTTATTAGAAAAAGGGTGGTCATTGCCGGAAATTATTTCTCAAGTGCAAGCATTGAGACCGGGTGCATTCACCAAAGATGTGCAAGTTGAGTACATCCATCAGTTTGTTAACCAGTAA
- a CDS encoding ArsJ-associated glyceraldehyde-3-phosphate dehydrogenase, with protein MSIKVGINGFGRIGRLALRASFDWPEIEFVQINDVAGDAATLAHLLEFDSVQGRWHHAVATDGKALVINGKTIVTSQEKAIDAVDWSGCDVVIEATGKHRKSEYLNQYLAQGVKRVVVSAPVKEEGIANIVVGVNDHIFDPEKHQIVTAASCTTNCIAPVVKVIHEKLGIEQSSFTTIHDLTNTQTILDAPHKDLRRARACGMSLIPTTTGSAKAIVEIFPDLEGKINGHAVRVPLANASLTDIIFDVQRDTTAEEVNALLKTASQNELQGILGFEERPLVSIDYKGDQRSTIVDALSTMVVGKRMVKIYAWYDNEMGYATRTAELVRKVGLV; from the coding sequence ATGTCTATCAAAGTAGGAATTAATGGATTTGGTCGTATTGGACGTTTGGCTTTAAGAGCATCGTTTGATTGGCCAGAAATTGAATTTGTTCAAATTAACGATGTGGCAGGAGATGCCGCAACGCTTGCTCATCTACTGGAATTCGATTCTGTTCAAGGTCGTTGGCATCATGCCGTCGCCACTGATGGTAAGGCACTGGTTATCAATGGAAAAACAATTGTAACGTCACAAGAAAAAGCGATTGATGCAGTGGATTGGTCTGGCTGTGATGTCGTGATTGAAGCGACGGGTAAACATCGTAAATCAGAATACTTAAATCAATATTTAGCGCAAGGTGTTAAACGTGTGGTGGTGTCCGCTCCCGTAAAAGAAGAAGGGATTGCGAATATTGTTGTGGGTGTCAATGACCATATTTTTGACCCAGAAAAACATCAAATTGTCACGGCTGCTTCTTGTACGACTAACTGTATTGCTCCTGTAGTGAAAGTGATCCATGAGAAATTGGGTATTGAACAATCTTCATTTACCACTATTCATGATTTGACCAATACACAAACCATTCTTGATGCGCCACATAAAGATCTACGTCGTGCGCGTGCGTGTGGTATGAGCTTGATCCCGACGACTACCGGTTCTGCCAAGGCGATTGTTGAAATTTTCCCTGATTTAGAAGGCAAAATTAACGGCCATGCTGTGCGAGTGCCTTTGGCTAACGCTTCATTAACAGACATTATTTTTGATGTTCAACGTGATACGACAGCAGAAGAAGTCAATGCACTGTTAAAAACCGCTTCTCAAAATGAGTTGCAAGGGATCCTTGGTTTTGAAGAGCGTCCTCTTGTGTCGATTGATTACAAAGGTGATCAACGCTCAACGATTGTCGATGCTTTATCTACGATGGTTGTCGGTAAGCGTATGGTAAAAATTTACGCTTGGTATGACAATGAAATGGGCTATGCAACGCGCACGGCTGAATTGGTTCGTAAAGTCGGCTTAGTATAA
- a CDS encoding metalloregulator ArsR/SmtB family transcription factor, with the protein MLPHQFFKLLSDETRVRCLLMIAREEKVCVGELTEALNESQPKISRHLALLRSSGVVTDTRQGQWVFYRLSNQLPGWMRKQIQGLVESNCLKAEYQQDIQRLSEMKTRPECCV; encoded by the coding sequence ATGTTACCTCACCAATTTTTTAAATTACTGTCAGATGAAACTCGAGTACGTTGCCTATTAATGATTGCACGTGAAGAGAAGGTATGTGTTGGAGAGTTAACAGAAGCGCTCAATGAAAGCCAGCCTAAGATTTCTCGACATCTTGCCTTATTGCGCTCAAGTGGCGTGGTTACAGATACTCGCCAAGGGCAGTGGGTGTTTTATCGTTTGTCTAATCAATTACCTGGTTGGATGAGAAAGCAAATTCAAGGCTTGGTTGAGTCAAATTGTTTAAAAGCAGAATACCAACAAGATATACAACGTTTATCTGAGATGAAAACTCGTCCAGAGTGTTGTGTTTAA
- a CDS encoding PstS family phosphate ABC transporter substrate-binding protein, whose translation MKHTLSAALVGATLLAVSQGAIARDLVKIDGSSTVFPITEAMAEEFQIAEKGKTMVTVGISGTGGGFKKFCRGETDISNASRPIKDSERKLCEENGIEFIELPAALDALTVVINPKNDWVKHLNVEDLKKAWEPEAQGKVMTWKQMNPDFPDRPLKLFGPGTDSGTYDYFLEAIVEGKSSRGDFTASEDDNIIVQGVSNDVEALGFFGLAYYEENKDKLKAVPISWKGNAPVAPSVENAKNATYQPLSRPIFIYVNKKSADEKPHVDRFVSFYLDTTHAPKLVKEVGYVPLPNKAYLLAQENFKQRRTGSVFHGAEVGVGIEELLARTPK comes from the coding sequence ATGAAACACACTTTATCAGCCGCTTTAGTTGGTGCGACGTTACTCGCAGTGAGTCAAGGAGCCATTGCTCGTGATCTCGTTAAAATCGATGGTTCGAGTACTGTTTTCCCAATTACAGAAGCGATGGCTGAAGAATTTCAGATCGCAGAAAAAGGGAAAACCATGGTAACGGTCGGTATTTCAGGAACTGGCGGTGGTTTTAAAAAATTCTGTCGTGGAGAAACGGATATTTCTAACGCTTCTCGACCGATTAAAGATTCAGAACGTAAGTTGTGTGAAGAAAACGGAATCGAATTCATTGAATTACCCGCCGCTCTTGATGCCTTAACTGTCGTAATTAATCCAAAGAACGATTGGGTTAAGCACTTAAATGTTGAAGATCTCAAGAAAGCTTGGGAACCCGAAGCACAAGGAAAAGTGATGACTTGGAAGCAGATGAACCCTGACTTCCCTGACCGTCCTCTTAAACTGTTTGGCCCTGGCACAGATTCAGGGACTTATGACTATTTCCTTGAAGCGATTGTTGAAGGGAAATCCAGCCGTGGTGACTTTACCGCCAGTGAAGACGATAACATTATTGTTCAAGGCGTCTCTAACGATGTAGAAGCTCTCGGTTTCTTCGGTTTAGCTTACTACGAAGAAAATAAAGATAAATTAAAAGCCGTCCCAATTAGCTGGAAAGGCAACGCACCTGTGGCGCCAAGCGTTGAAAATGCAAAAAATGCCACTTACCAACCTCTTTCTCGCCCAATTTTTATCTATGTAAACAAAAAATCTGCGGATGAAAAACCGCATGTTGACCGCTTTGTCAGCTTCTACCTGGACACAACCCATGCTCCTAAGTTGGTCAAAGAAGTGGGTTATGTGCCGCTACCAAATAAAGCGTACTTGTTAGCGCAAGAGAACTTTAAGCAACGTCGTACTGGCTCTGTTTTTCATGGAGCAGAAGTCGGGGTTGGTATTGAAGAACTATTAGCGCGTACTCCTAAGTAG
- the pstC gene encoding phosphate ABC transporter permease subunit PstC has product MNTTQSNSSNLLVSEAFLKRRAFWNVISRYLLMMAALASIFVTVGIVYVLVSESLPFFQHVSILDFLTDTQWTPMFANAHFGVMTLVSATLTVAGIALGVAIPAGIGLAIYLSEYASNRVREIVKPFLELLEGVPTVVYGFFALLFVTPLLQTFIPSLSGFNLLAPGIVMGIMILPYTASVSEDAMRSVPMHLREAGYALGYSRFRVATHIVIPAALSGITAACILGMSRAVGETMVVAIAAGQNPRFGFDPTEGAATITSFIVQMAMGDLPHGTIAYQSVFAAGLVLFIITLIFNILGFYLRRRFREVY; this is encoded by the coding sequence ATGAATACAACTCAATCGAATTCATCCAACCTTTTAGTTTCTGAAGCCTTTTTAAAACGGCGTGCATTTTGGAATGTGATCAGTCGTTACCTTCTAATGATGGCAGCTCTTGCTTCTATCTTTGTGACGGTCGGCATTGTGTATGTTTTGGTTTCAGAGTCTTTACCTTTTTTCCAACACGTCTCTATTTTGGACTTCCTCACTGATACCCAATGGACTCCAATGTTTGCTAATGCGCATTTTGGTGTCATGACATTAGTCTCAGCAACCCTTACTGTGGCTGGAATTGCCTTAGGTGTTGCCATTCCTGCCGGTATTGGATTGGCGATTTACCTTAGTGAATATGCCAGTAATCGAGTACGGGAAATTGTTAAACCTTTCTTAGAGCTGCTTGAAGGGGTGCCTACGGTCGTCTATGGCTTTTTTGCTCTGCTTTTCGTGACGCCACTTTTGCAAACCTTTATTCCAAGCTTGTCAGGCTTTAACTTACTGGCACCGGGGATTGTGATGGGGATTATGATCCTACCCTACACCGCTTCCGTCAGTGAAGATGCTATGCGCTCTGTTCCTATGCATTTAAGAGAAGCAGGATACGCATTAGGCTACTCTCGTTTTCGAGTTGCCACACACATCGTCATCCCAGCGGCGTTATCTGGGATCACCGCTGCATGTATTCTGGGAATGTCTCGTGCGGTCGGGGAAACCATGGTCGTGGCCATCGCCGCAGGTCAAAATCCAAGGTTTGGTTTTGATCCAACCGAAGGTGCTGCCACTATCACCTCTTTCATTGTGCAAATGGCAATGGGGGATTTACCTCATGGCACCATCGCCTATCAGTCTGTGTTTGCTGCCGGCTTAGTTCTTTTTATTATCACCTTGATCTTTAACATCTTAGGCTTTTACTTACGCCGTCGATTTAGAGAGGTTTACTAA
- the pstA gene encoding phosphate ABC transporter permease PstA, translating into MQNPTLSLEQIVRKNKQADLTIATIGIVILMIAMSLLVSVFADLIYSGFPRLFDADFYTNFPSRHPERAGILSAWVGTTLVMLVTAFIAIPFGVAAGLYLEEYAAKNWLTNIIEINVSNLAGVPSIIYGLLALGLFIYGFGLGESIITAGLVLALLILPVIIVSTRESIRSIPQELREAAYGLGADQWQTVRMYILPAARPGILTGTIVGLARAIGEAAPVITIGALTFIAFLPTSPFQSEFPFINFEWLSSPFTLMPIQLFNWVSRPQAEFHINAAATGVVLMAMTILMNAIAIYIRYRLRRNLK; encoded by the coding sequence ATGCAAAATCCTACCTTAAGTCTCGAACAGATCGTCCGCAAAAATAAGCAAGCCGATCTGACCATTGCTACCATTGGAATCGTTATCTTAATGATTGCGATGTCTTTGTTAGTCAGTGTTTTTGCCGATCTGATCTATTCTGGCTTCCCGCGATTATTTGATGCCGATTTTTATACCAACTTCCCTTCACGTCATCCAGAACGGGCAGGCATTCTATCCGCTTGGGTGGGCACCACTCTGGTGATGTTAGTTACTGCCTTTATCGCTATCCCTTTTGGCGTGGCTGCTGGGTTGTATCTTGAAGAATATGCTGCGAAGAATTGGCTAACCAATATCATTGAAATTAACGTCAGTAACTTGGCCGGCGTCCCTTCTATTATTTACGGCTTATTAGCTTTGGGCTTATTTATCTATGGTTTTGGTTTAGGTGAAAGCATCATTACCGCTGGGCTTGTACTTGCACTGCTGATCCTTCCGGTCATCATTGTATCCACACGTGAATCCATCCGAAGTATTCCTCAAGAATTGCGAGAAGCAGCGTATGGGCTTGGGGCCGATCAATGGCAAACCGTTCGTATGTATATTCTTCCCGCGGCTAGACCTGGAATCCTAACTGGCACCATTGTTGGATTAGCTCGTGCCATCGGTGAAGCTGCACCGGTTATCACCATTGGTGCATTAACTTTCATCGCTTTTTTACCTACGTCACCTTTCCAAAGTGAGTTCCCATTTATCAATTTTGAATGGTTATCTAGCCCGTTCACTTTAATGCCAATTCAGCTCTTTAACTGGGTATCACGCCCACAAGCTGAATTTCATATCAATGCTGCTGCAACCGGAGTTGTACTCATGGCCATGACCATCTTGATGAATGCCATTGCAATTTATATCCGATATCGACTACGTCGTAACTTGAAGTAA
- the pstB gene encoding phosphate ABC transporter ATP-binding protein PstB has product MTQNISTSINQSASTEQEIGNHHTTVPSASIGQETLRAEVKNLNFWYGGKVHALQDVNLPIADKKITALIGPSGCGKSTLLRSFNRMHDLYPGNRYEGEILLHPSGNNLIDMEPGLVRLTVGMVFQKPNPFPKSIYENVVAGLRIRGVNNKAELDDRAEESLRGAAIWDEVKERLHTSAYGLSGGQQQRLCIARALAPKPDLLLLDEPTSALDPIATAKIEDLLSDLHKETTVLMVTHNMQQAARISHYTAYMHMGEMVEFSSTDTLFTSPTKEKTRDYITGRFG; this is encoded by the coding sequence ATGACACAAAATATTTCAACGTCTATTAACCAATCCGCCTCCACTGAGCAAGAGATTGGAAACCACCACACAACCGTACCCTCTGCCTCAATTGGACAAGAGACGCTACGAGCTGAGGTCAAAAACTTGAATTTTTGGTACGGCGGAAAGGTTCATGCTTTGCAAGATGTCAATTTACCGATAGCAGACAAAAAAATCACCGCTCTCATTGGCCCATCAGGTTGCGGTAAAAGTACCCTGTTACGCAGCTTCAACAGAATGCATGATCTTTACCCAGGTAACCGTTATGAAGGGGAAATTCTTCTCCACCCTAGCGGTAATAACCTTATTGATATGGAGCCCGGGCTTGTTCGTTTAACCGTGGGAATGGTATTCCAAAAACCCAACCCTTTTCCCAAAAGCATCTATGAAAATGTGGTGGCTGGGCTACGTATTCGTGGCGTAAATAATAAAGCAGAGCTCGACGATCGAGCGGAAGAATCATTACGAGGCGCGGCCATTTGGGATGAAGTCAAAGAGCGGCTTCACACCTCGGCTTACGGATTATCTGGCGGGCAACAACAGCGCTTGTGTATTGCGCGCGCCTTAGCCCCTAAACCCGATTTGTTGCTACTTGATGAACCGACTTCGGCCCTAGATCCGATTGCCACCGCCAAAATTGAAGACTTGCTGAGCGACCTACATAAAGAAACGACTGTCCTCATGGTCACGCACAATATGCAACAAGCAGCGCGTATTTCTCACTATACGGCGTATATGCACATGGGAGAAATGGTGGAGTTTTCATCAACGGATACGTTATTTACCTCCCCAACAAAAGAGAAAACTCGCGACTATATTACAGGCCGTTTTGGATAG
- the phoU gene encoding phosphate signaling complex protein PhoU: protein MEKHTLKNFDRDLEQIKSEINKLSDIVLKEFEQAIKVFDQHDTELAQRIVAQDKIANQCLTNIEHHGAKVLARQHAVADDLRFILSSMRMAPRLERIGDYAKSMAVKASKFNHVIPDELTQKFHQMHVHLITMLRSVIDAYNDKNAAQANVVWEGDEALNEYYRDIYAHLLEGFQHHITVPEQQVELLFIAKGLERAGDHISDIAKDVQFMVNG, encoded by the coding sequence ATGGAAAAGCATACTTTAAAGAATTTTGATCGCGACTTAGAACAGATCAAATCTGAGATCAATAAACTGTCTGACATTGTATTAAAAGAATTCGAACAAGCGATCAAGGTCTTTGACCAGCACGATACCGAACTCGCACAACGCATCGTGGCACAAGACAAAATAGCTAATCAATGCTTAACTAACATCGAACACCATGGTGCAAAAGTGTTAGCTCGACAACATGCGGTGGCAGACGATCTACGATTTATACTGTCTTCCATGCGTATGGCTCCTCGCTTAGAACGCATCGGTGATTACGCAAAATCCATGGCGGTTAAGGCCAGCAAATTTAACCATGTGATCCCCGATGAATTAACTCAGAAATTTCATCAAATGCATGTTCATCTCATCACTATGCTGCGTAGTGTCATTGATGCTTACAATGATAAAAATGCGGCTCAAGCTAATGTTGTATGGGAAGGCGATGAAGCACTTAATGAATACTATCGAGACATTTACGCACACCTCCTTGAGGGCTTTCAACATCACATTACCGTGCCAGAGCAACAAGTGGAGCTGCTCTTTATCGCCAAAGGCTTGGAAAGAGCTGGGGATCACATCAGCGATATCGCAAAAGATGTTCAATTCATGGTTAATGGTTAA
- a CDS encoding cation diffusion facilitator family transporter, which yields MCARTTFNENRVLTLSAFLASLFAGGGLIVGLLVGSLVIVFDGVYSLVSLLLTILSLVASRYIRKPSDAQFPFGRAAFEPAVIAIKGAVILLIVGYSLYSAIGALLTGGRAVDVSIATVFGAVNVIGCGLAWWYMASLSKKRFSGLINAEVKQWQMDTLLSVAVTAGFIVAWLLTLTPLATYAVYADPMMMLAMSFYFIKVPFGMLRSALREIFLMAPSQEICQTVDQSVVAASKESEQEIELAGVTKVGHELWVDVDIYPDNNSEMILLEDIEQTRQTIEKRLASLPLKLQISVNIAS from the coding sequence ATGTGCGCTCGAACAACTTTCAATGAAAATCGTGTTTTAACCCTCTCAGCCTTTCTTGCATCACTCTTTGCAGGTGGTGGCTTGATTGTGGGTTTACTCGTCGGCTCGTTGGTGATCGTGTTTGACGGCGTGTATTCGCTGGTCAGCCTGCTGTTAACAATCTTGTCGCTGGTGGCTTCTCGTTACATTAGAAAACCGTCTGATGCCCAATTTCCTTTTGGACGAGCTGCTTTTGAACCTGCCGTGATTGCCATCAAAGGTGCGGTTATTTTACTGATTGTTGGTTATTCTTTGTATTCGGCGATTGGTGCTTTGTTGACCGGTGGACGTGCGGTGGATGTTTCCATTGCCACCGTATTTGGTGCGGTGAACGTGATTGGCTGTGGTCTCGCTTGGTGGTACATGGCGTCATTAAGTAAAAAACGCTTTTCTGGTTTGATTAATGCTGAAGTTAAGCAATGGCAAATGGATACCTTATTAAGCGTGGCGGTTACCGCAGGCTTTATCGTCGCTTGGTTATTGACTTTAACTCCGTTAGCGACTTATGCGGTGTACGCTGACCCGATGATGATGTTAGCGATGTCGTTCTACTTTATTAAAGTTCCATTTGGTATGTTACGTTCGGCATTGCGTGAGATTTTCTTAATGGCTCCAAGTCAAGAAATTTGCCAGACCGTTGATCAAAGTGTGGTGGCGGCGAGTAAAGAATCTGAGCAAGAGATAGAGCTGGCCGGAGTGACCAAAGTAGGCCATGAATTGTGGGTGGATGTGGATATTTACCCAGACAATAACAGCGAAATGATTTTACTTGAAGATATTGAACAAACACGTCAAACCATCGAAAAACGCTTAGCCAGTTTGCCGTTAAAATTACAAATATCTGTCAATATTGCCAGCTAA
- a CDS encoding LysR family transcriptional regulator, which yields MKLSQIEAFCTIANTGSVSEAARQLECNRTKLSMAIKALETDLGVALFARTGNNLTLSEAGKAIYKDCESMLITASRVRRTCSQVSDEFAAEMWIARDDALPDMLWQDLAHSLHKRFPNTSFNIVLASSGDLANLVATQQVDFAFGVDYERLDDPRIGYQPLGKIRMMSVCSATHPLTKMKRVSDEDLRKSMQAVMVYLNEQDNSSLEPFSRRYIGFSSFEYMLSTILTESAWGVLPEPLIRHHLRGQRLAVIRHTYGLTQEDFCMFNIAGSAENPAMTWLADKVSDYLFDF from the coding sequence ATGAAATTATCGCAAATTGAAGCCTTCTGCACGATTGCCAATACCGGCTCAGTCTCTGAAGCGGCCCGTCAATTAGAATGCAATCGAACGAAATTGAGTATGGCGATCAAAGCCTTGGAAACCGATCTTGGTGTAGCTTTATTTGCCCGCACTGGGAATAACCTGACCTTGTCGGAGGCGGGAAAAGCCATTTATAAAGATTGTGAGAGTATGCTGATCACGGCGTCTCGAGTTCGCCGTACTTGCTCACAGGTTTCTGATGAATTTGCCGCTGAAATGTGGATTGCTCGTGACGATGCTTTGCCAGATATGCTGTGGCAAGATTTAGCCCATTCCTTACATAAACGCTTTCCCAATACCTCGTTTAATATTGTATTAGCTTCGAGTGGTGACCTAGCCAATCTCGTGGCGACGCAACAAGTCGATTTTGCCTTTGGAGTGGATTATGAGCGCTTAGATGACCCACGTATTGGTTATCAACCTTTAGGTAAAATTCGCATGATGTCAGTGTGCAGTGCAACGCATCCATTAACCAAAATGAAACGAGTAAGCGATGAAGATTTGCGTAAATCGATGCAGGCCGTCATGGTGTACCTTAATGAACAAGATAACTCCAGTTTAGAACCATTTTCCCGTCGCTATATTGGCTTTTCTAGCTTTGAATATATGTTGAGTACTATCTTAACGGAAAGTGCGTGGGGGGTGCTTCCAGAGCCGCTGATTCGGCATCATTTGCGTGGGCAACGTCTGGCAGTAATACGTCATACTTATGGCTTAACCCAAGAAGATTTCTGCATGTTTAACATTGCAGGTAGTGCTGAAAATCCGGCGATGACGTGGCTGGCGGATAAAGTCAGCGATTATTTATTCGATTTTTAA